The Saccharolobus shibatae B12 genomic interval ATTGACGAAGCAAACTTTGAGTCCTCTAACTTCCTTTACAGCCCTAATGGCTAGTCTATTTCTTTCTTCATTAATTACTTCGCAGATATCCATGTCTCTGACCTTTCCTAATTTGCTAATTACCTCTTTCGCTAAGAATAGACACTCCACGTTTTCGTATACTGGATAAAGAGCATATAGTACATCGAAATACTTTCTCACCGCCACCCTAATATCGTGAATTTCCTCAACTCCAATACCATTTATTTGCAAGGCCTTTTTCAACTGTAGATTAAGGTAATTCTCAACTCGTGATACTGACAATTCTCCTCACTATCTCCTTTTGTACCTCGTCGAATTCCTTGTCGGTGTATATCATGTTTTCCTTGGGGGAAATTGACATTAAAACTTCTTGAAACCTATTAATGTAATCTATGTAAGCCTCAAATGTGTCCTCCTTTATACAGATGTCTATTCCAGTTTCTAATGGATCTAGATAACCCCTTTTCTTTATTATCCTTCTTACTATTTCGTCAGGAGTTGATATTAGCGGTAAGGAGACTGAAGGTTTTGGAATAATTGAGAGCACATCATTTATCCATTCTTTCTCCAATCCTCTGGTTAAACCCCATGAAGTTAACGTGAGTGTATAACCGTCAGCTAAAGCTATAAATCCAGAATCTATTGATGGGTTGACATAATTCTCAATTTGATCAGCCAAGTCTGTGACATAGGCTAAAAATAGTGTCCTTCTCTCAAATATTATATTTCTCTTAACTTGTGTTATTCTTTCTCCTAATAATTTTGACTTCTGCAATCCAAATGTAATTACTCCGTATCCTTGTTTCTCCAAATACTTTTTTGTAGCCTCTAGATGAGATGTTTTACCAGATCCTTCAATTCCTTCAAAGGCTATTATCAATGTATTCACCCAAAATCTTTCTTATGTCCATCTGAACGTCCTTTAGTGGTCTATTTCCATCTATCGTTATGAAATTGCTTTCCTCTTTAGCTATTTTATCGTAAATCTCTACAACCATACCTTGATATTTTAAAAAGCCCTCTTCCAATGGAAGCTCACCCAATATATCAATTCCAGCTTCTTGTGGCTTTATCTTCCTCTTAGTTTTTTTAATTCTCTCCAAGGCGACTTCTGGTGTGACCCTTATGTAAAAGGTAAAATTAGGCTTTATCGCAAAGGAATACAATTTCTTCACCCAATTAAAGTCCACGTTCCTAACCACATCTCTAGCGTAGGCAGTATATATGTAGCGATCACATATAACAACAAATCCACTTTTAAGCATTGGCAAAATGAACCTTTCATACCTATCTGAAAAATCAGTCGCATGAATAAGGCTAAAGGTTGTATGTGTGAGCGTATTCTTCTTTTTAGCTTCTTTTATTATATCGTGGATCCAGTCAGATGAGTTCCACTCGGTTAGGTAAACGTCTCTTCTCATTTCAATCCAATCTTTGAGTAATACCGCTTGACTAGACTTACCAGAGCCATCTATACCCTCAAAAGCTATTAATAAACCTTTCATAATCTCACACCAGCGATGTACTTATCAATACTACTCTTCACTATGTTTCCAAAACTTAATATTTCTTTTTTGGTAATATCCTCTTTTAGTAACTTAACTTGTTTCTTCTTAACTTTCCCACCAGCAGCCTCGCAAATCAAACCAACTAGTAACGCTTCATTTAGAGTAAAGCCAGGTAAAACCGATTCCTTGATAAATCTATAACAAGCCCTAAATGGATTGAAGTATCCAACCATCTTGAAGATTAACGATAATAGAGCTGATGACGCGACATAGAAAGAATATTTACTATCGACCTCACTTATAACCTCCTTAAAGATCTCAATAGGTGGAGGATCAATGGCATTAGAATATGATATTTCCTCCAACCAACTCATCTTATCCAAACTCTTACCTTCAGTCAGTACTCCCTCTCTCATACCGAATAGGGAGACAACTATATAACTTCCAGTGAAATATTTCACAAGTTCGTCAATAATAACTGATGCCGAATGTATAGTTAAAGCCCTTTCTTTACTTATCCCCGGGAGGGATTGTCTACTATCAATATCTAGAGAAGGTAAAAGGGAAGCGTATTTACTAATTTGTTTAGAAGGGAGCGAATAACCATGTATTGACTTAATTGGAAAAGAGGATAACTTAAGGTCAAGTTTAGCTAGTGCTCTAACGTTCCCTCCAGAACCAACTATGATATTTGCTTTTTTAATGCTTGTAGTAGAGAGCTCATCGGATACTTTTTTCCTAATTTCCCTTTCTGGAAGGTTAACTAGCTTCAACGCTCCAATTGGCAACTGATGTACTCTGATTATGTTTCCCGAGCTAACTTCAGCTATTTCCAATGATCCTCCACCTAATTCAAAGAATATCCCTTCAGAAATTGGGAGCGTGTTTAGGATACCCAAGGCAGCATATCTCCCTTCCTCTTCCCCGGAAATCACTCTGACTTCATTTTCTATTATTTTACTTAGTCTATGTCTAACTTCGTTACCATTGGACGCATATCGAAATGCACTAGTTGCAACTATTTTAACTTCATTGACATTTACACCGTTTAATATCCTTTTAAAAATCATAAAAGCCCTCTCTGCCTTCGCCACCTTTTCCTCAGAGATAATGTCTCCTTCCTTTAATCCTTCTCCTATTCTGACATATGATTTAGAGGAACCAATCATCCTGAACGTTCCATTACGAAAAACTTGGTAAATTACCATTCTAAAGGAATTGTAGCCGCAATCTATAACTGCTGAGATCATCTAAATCAGCTTTAAAACTTTCTGGCTGAGGAGAGTTTTCAAAACTCCTCTCCCTTCCTTCAGATCATAATCTACAATTACAACTCCACCTTTCTTAATCTCAACGTTACCTCCGCTTATTGCCTTTACGAAATTGGACAGATACGGTTCATGGCCTACGAGGAGAATAGTTGAGTTATCAGCGAAATCCTTAAGCTTTTCAAGAAATAGAGAGGGTTCCTTATCTGGAGTTAAGTCATCCAAAGTCTCTACTTTTTTCTCACTATCATTATCGTATAGTTCTTCTAATATAACTTCAGCAGATTGATATGCTCTTAAGTATGGGCTGGAAATTATTCGATCTATATTAAATCCCAATTCCTCCAAGAAATTCGCAACTCTCCTCATTTGCTTTACTCCCTTTTTCACCAGTCTTCTATCCTTATCCTCTTTACCATCAACTTGCGGTTCAGCATCTCCGTGTCTCACCAAGATTAAAGTTATCATGTTCTATAATTACGTCTCAGAATATTTAAGCATTTTTGTATAGTAGACATAATTACACAATATATTCAAAATCTCAATTCTCCTTATCATATATGGTCATGACAAAACGAACGACAAGCCTCGCCTTTTTAAGGCGGGGTAAAGTTTTTTAATCTTAGTTAATAGTTTGAAATGTAATGATGTGCGGGGAAGCCCGTATAATAAGGCAACTGTTAAACTCAAACATGTGTCCCCGCACAGAACTACATATCCCCGAGTCCCCAAGAGCCAAGAGCAGAGGGCAACCCCTAGCTAGGGATAGGGGTAATGGGCTGAAGACCCAGCCCGTGGTCTACCGCTGGACGAACGGAGCGGGGTGGGTAAATCCCACTAGCTATGAAGTGATGAAAATGAAGGCGGTAAACCACAAACGTGTGAACCGCCCTAGGGGGAACCCTCGCCCTTTACGGTAGACCCAAAATCATTTTACAAAAATAATTCCGGTAAGGTACTACTAATTTTATAGAAAATAAATGGAATTTATAACTATATTAGGAGTTCAACAAATTGAAGAAAAGCTTAAGGTGAGGAAGACGGTATTATCACGAGGTGAACCAAGGTGATAACACCTTGTCTTCCCCACCAAAATAACATTCAACAAATAGGATATAAATTACTTTCCATGTTAGACTTCCAAGGAAAAAAGGCAGAGAACGTAGAAAAAACGCTAGTCTCCGCGTGTTTATGGAACGACTCCATAGAAAACAAGTCAAGCGCATACAACGTATCACCACAAACCGTGAGGAACTACGCGGAGGAGCAAGGTGTAGAAGTAGTTGAGAAACTCTTGGAACAAGTGAGGAAAATATCCTTGGATACGCTGAAGGGAGAAAAGGAAATAGACATTTCAATAGACTGGACCACCAAAACTTGGTACGGGAAACCGGTGGAAGGACTCGGAAGCTCGGAAAAGGGAAACTCGTGGAACTACGCAACAGCAACGACTAAACATGATGGGAAAGTACTCCTACTGGCTTTCGTCACACATGTGAACGGGATGACCAAGGATGATATCGTGAAGATCCTCGTGGAGCAAGTTGTTGCAATGGGATTCAAGATAAGGTTAATAGCTCTTGATGCGGGTTTCTACACAGTTGATGTGCTTAACTTCATTTCGCAGTTCAATTATATAATCGGAGTTCCCGTTGGGGACGTGAAAGTCTATGAGGAGTTTGATGGAGAGTACATGACAAATAGTAAGAGGCATAGGAGGGATGAACAGGTTAAGTTCAGGCTGATCGTGTATCGCAGGGAGAAAATCAAGAGGAAGAAGAAGGTTGTTTACTTCGCTAGGGCGACTAATCTTGACCTACCGAAGAAGGAGGTGTTGAGGTTGTACAATAAGGTAAGGAGTCCCATAGAGACCTCTTACAGGAACATCAAGGCTTTCCTTCCCTTCACCAGTTCCACTAAGTTCGTCTTCCGCACGTTGATCTTCGTGCTGGCCATGGTTTTCTACTCCTTGTACACCATATTTAAGGGTGTGGTGAGGAGGGAAGAGTTCAGATTATTGCTTATCCTTTTGTTTCCTGGTGATTTATTCAATCTGGAAAATTTTCTATTTAAACTAATAAATATGCTTATTAATGTAATAGATTTATTTTTAGGGAGGTGATTTTGGGTCTACCGTTTAGGGCGGGGAAGAGGTCAGTGGAAATGCTAATAAAATGGAAATCCTTCTAGAGTTCGGCTTTTATCGTAACTAGTAGTGATTAAAAATAGCTACTAGTTACTCAGCCTCATCACTCCTTCTTTCTCCCCGTGCCTAGGTTAGGGAGCCTACCTCCCAGCCACGACACGGAGAGCTTCATTGAGTACCTTCCTTCCCCTCTCAACTGTTCATAGAGTTCATAGTGGTGCTCTCTGATTAATTAACTATAAAGATTTTGAGCTTTAGGTTATGAACCTAGGGTAACTTGATAGGCATATGATATCAGCTTACCTAATATTTAAGAGGATTAGAAATTAATTAAAAATGACTAAAAGTTACGTAAATATGATACAAGACTATAATTTAAGTGGAAGAGAAAGTCGAATAAAATATAAGAAGTAATCATTTAGGTAAGAGTTGGAGGTTTATAAACAAAGCTTTAGTCTTCTAATGGTATAGGGACAGTATCGAACACGGTTTACACTATGAACAATCTAAAAGTGGAGGAGAAAGTCGTAGGATCGGCTATTAAGACTCTAGAAGGAGTTGTAGGAATTTTAATAGGGCCAGCAATTGTTGTAGTATTGTTCCACTTTAGTTTTGGTGCTGAAACTGCAATCTTCGTATTAAATCTCTTAGTTATATTAATGCTTATTTCATAGCCCACATAGGTTTAGAATGCGTTATTAACGTGATTTTTATTATTTTTAAATAGGAATTAATTTATTCACTCAATATCAAATTTTCATAGAACTATTACACTCCTCTAAAAGTCTATTTCCCCTTATAGCCAACTTTTAAATACTTAGAGTACTATTGTACTACTGTATGCCAGAAACTGTAGTCACTAGAAAATACCAGATCACGATACCTAAGGAGATAAGGGAAGCTCTGGGTATCAAAGTTGGAGATAGACTTATCGTTAGAGTTGAAGATGGTAAGATAATAATAGAACCAGTCAGGGCTTCAGACGCACTTAAGAGGCTAGCCACTATAGCTGATAAATACTTAGGAGGACCAAAGAGGATTGATGCGGTGAAGCTTGTTGAGGAGTCTCTTGAGAGGGAAACGGGCTTATATTGATACTAACATTTTCATTTATGTTGCTTTAAAGAACCCGGATTTTTACAATGTATGCTATAAAGTACTTGATATGTTAATCTCTGGTGAGTTTAAAGGCCTTGGCTCTTATCTTGTACTATTTGAGCTCTTTGGTAGTTTATCTAAAATTGACGTAAAAGCTGCATATGAAGCCGTCAACTCATACTTAGACCTTCCAATAACAATACTGGAAACGAACAGGGATACTTTCAGTCACGCTAAAGAGATAGCAGAACTTTCAGGAGTAACTTATGACGCGTTACATGCTGCTTTAGTAAGCCAGAACGGGATTGAGGTAGTTATTACTGAAGACGTGAATGACTGGAGTAAAATAGTGAAGGCTTGGCCTAAAGTAAAGGAAAAGCTTAACGTTAAAGACCTAATTGTAGTCTCTCCTACAAAGGGTAAATTAATGTGAAATGAATTGCAAATAGAGCCACTCACTGCTTTAGTAATAGGCCACATCCTATCATTACTGCATATCTGAGATAATGGAAGAAATTGCGGTTTCTCACACCTTTATTTGTTCTAACATGAAAACTAGAAGCATCTGTTAACAAACTAGCATGACTTTATATTTGCTTATAGTCTAAAGGGCAACTACATTTCTAAAATTACACAAAGACCTTTCCGTATATTAGGAAGAGAGTCTTGCCCTTTAAAGTCTCAGAAAGTATAATTTTAACTTTGTCTCAAAAGTGGATGACGAGTATAAGATTGTTGATCAAATATTGAAGGAGGTTGATTCAGTAAGTGTTAAAAGGAAAAAATATTTTACTTCTTAATTAGTTTTTTAATTTCCTCCCACATCTCATCGATTTCCTCCTGTATACCCTTTATTTCTTCTTCAGTGAGCTGTTTAAATCTTCCTTGTAACTTTAAATACTCCGTTACTGGTTTTCTATTCTTCTTGTCAAGTAGTGTCTTACTTACACTAGTCAATCTAAATTCACCATTTTCTATTTCAAAGAGTGGCCAAACTCCAGTCTCAACTGCAAGTTTCGCAATGTCGATAGTAAATTTAGAGTCGAAACGCCATCCGGGCGGACATGGGGATAATAAGTGTAAATATTTAAATCCACGAATCTGCTTAGCTTTCCTCACCTTGGCTTCATAATCGTATATGTAAGCAATTGAAGCAGTAGCTACATATGGTACTTTATGTTCTGCAATTATGAATGGTAAGGGCTTCTTAAATTCCCTCTTACCTTCTGGAGTTGTAGTTGTCCATGCGCCTTTTGGCGTCAGGCTTGAACGTTGAATTCCAGTATTCATATACGCTTCGTTATCATAACATACGTAAAGGATATCCTCATTTCTCTCTGCAGCACCGCTTAATGAGGCAAATCCTATATCTCCAGTAGAACCATCACCAGCCCATACGGTTACTATTACATCCTTATCTCCCCTAGTCCTTAAAGCTCTAACAATGCCGGAAGCTATAGCTGCGGGAGCACCAAATGCGCTATGTATCACTGGGACAGTTGAAGGCATTCCACTTGTATCTCCCATTATTATTGTAGTACATGAAGCTGGAACGACTAGAACGGTTTTATTTCCTAAAACCTCTAGGAGTACATCTAACTCTTTAGGTATTGGGCAACCCGGACAGGCAGCATTACCTCTATAGAACTTGGGTATCCTCTTAGGTGTAACTAAGCTACTCACAACAGCCACCTCTCTTCTTCCAAATTATCGTTGATTAGGTCTTCAATCACCTTTTGGAAGTGACGCGGCCTAACGTCCTTTCCACCAATACCTGCTATTACGCTGTAAACTGGTACTCTATAGCCATAAAGTGTAGCTTTTATCTCATTTGCTAAAATCCCTCCAGAACCATACGAATAAGCTCTATCGAGAACTATTACACCTTTCATTGACCTTAAGTATTCCTCTATTTTCTCCTTTGGGAATGGTCTAAATACCCTGATTTTGAGCAATCCAGCCTCAATCCCAGCATTCCTTAGTCTATCCACAGCAACCTTACCGTCACCACTCCACGCTCCCATGGTAACGAAAACGTACTTGGCATCTTCACATTTATAGCACTCAACCAAACCGTTTTGTTTCCTTCCACTTATCCTCTCATATTCATTCATCACTTCCTCAATAACTCCTTTAGCTCTTACCATTGCCTTCATAGCCTCATACCTATACTTGATGTAATCCTCTGGAGTTGCGATTGGCCCAACACCAATAGGATCAGAGAAGTCAATTAGGTTAAATTGTCTAGGCGGTAAAAAGTTGTCAACCTCACCATCCTCTAA includes:
- a CDS encoding dTMP kinase, which codes for MNTLIIAFEGIEGSGKTSHLEATKKYLEKQGYGVITFGLQKSKLLGERITQVKRNIIFERRTLFLAYVTDLADQIENYVNPSIDSGFIALADGYTLTLTSWGLTRGLEKEWINDVLSIIPKPSVSLPLISTPDEIVRRIIKKRGYLDPLETGIDICIKEDTFEAYIDYINRFQEVLMSISPKENMIYTDKEFDEVQKEIVRRIVSITS
- the tmk gene encoding dTMP kinase; amino-acid sequence: MKGLLIAFEGIDGSGKSSQAVLLKDWIEMRRDVYLTEWNSSDWIHDIIKEAKKKNTLTHTTFSLIHATDFSDRYERFILPMLKSGFVVICDRYIYTAYARDVVRNVDFNWVKKLYSFAIKPNFTFYIRVTPEVALERIKKTKRKIKPQEAGIDILGELPLEEGFLKYQGMVVEIYDKIAKEESNFITIDGNRPLKDVQMDIRKILGEYIDNSL
- a CDS encoding Ppx/GppA phosphatase family protein, translating into MISAVIDCGYNSFRMVIYQVFRNGTFRMIGSSKSYVRIGEGLKEGDIISEEKVAKAERAFMIFKRILNGVNVNEVKIVATSAFRYASNGNEVRHRLSKIIENEVRVISGEEEGRYAALGILNTLPISEGIFFELGGGSLEIAEVSSGNIIRVHQLPIGALKLVNLPEREIRKKVSDELSTTSIKKANIIVGSGGNVRALAKLDLKLSSFPIKSIHGYSLPSKQISKYASLLPSLDIDSRQSLPGISKERALTIHSASVIIDELVKYFTGSYIVVSLFGMREGVLTEGKSLDKMSWLEEISYSNAIDPPPIEIFKEVISEVDSKYSFYVASSALLSLIFKMVGYFNPFRACYRFIKESVLPGFTLNEALLVGLICEAAGGKVKKKQVKLLKEDITKKEILSFGNIVKSSIDKYIAGVRL
- the sixA gene encoding phosphohistidine phosphatase SixA, which codes for MITLILVRHGDAEPQVDGKEDKDRRLVKKGVKQMRRVANFLEELGFNIDRIISSPYLRAYQSAEVILEELYDNDSEKKVETLDDLTPDKEPSLFLEKLKDFADNSTILLVGHEPYLSNFVKAISGGNVEIKKGGVVIVDYDLKEGRGVLKTLLSQKVLKLI
- a CDS encoding ISH3 family transposase; amino-acid sequence: MITPCLPHQNNIQQIGYKLLSMLDFQGKKAENVEKTLVSACLWNDSIENKSSAYNVSPQTVRNYAEEQGVEVVEKLLEQVRKISLDTLKGEKEIDISIDWTTKTWYGKPVEGLGSSEKGNSWNYATATTKHDGKVLLLAFVTHVNGMTKDDIVKILVEQVVAMGFKIRLIALDAGFYTVDVLNFISQFNYIIGVPVGDVKVYEEFDGEYMTNSKRHRRDEQVKFRLIVYRREKIKRKKKVVYFARATNLDLPKKEVLRLYNKVRSPIETSYRNIKAFLPFTSSTKFVFRTLIFVLAMVFYSLYTIFKGVVRREEFRLLLILLFPGDLFNLENFLFKLINMLINVIDLFLGR
- a CDS encoding AbrB/MazE/SpoVT family DNA-binding domain-containing protein, whose protein sequence is MPETVVTRKYQITIPKEIREALGIKVGDRLIVRVEDGKIIIEPVRASDALKRLATIADKYLGGPKRIDAVKLVEESLERETGLY
- a CDS encoding type II toxin-antitoxin system VapC family toxin, which encodes MRGKRAYIDTNIFIYVALKNPDFYNVCYKVLDMLISGEFKGLGSYLVLFELFGSLSKIDVKAAYEAVNSYLDLPITILETNRDTFSHAKEIAELSGVTYDALHAALVSQNGIEVVITEDVNDWSKIVKAWPKVKEKLNVKDLIVVSPTKGKLM
- a CDS encoding 3-methyl-2-oxobutanoate dehydrogenase subunit beta translates to MSSLVTPKRIPKFYRGNAACPGCPIPKELDVLLEVLGNKTVLVVPASCTTIIMGDTSGMPSTVPVIHSAFGAPAAIASGIVRALRTRGDKDVIVTVWAGDGSTGDIGFASLSGAAERNEDILYVCYDNEAYMNTGIQRSSLTPKGAWTTTTPEGKREFKKPLPFIIAEHKVPYVATASIAYIYDYEAKVRKAKQIRGFKYLHLLSPCPPGWRFDSKFTIDIAKLAVETGVWPLFEIENGEFRLTSVSKTLLDKKNRKPVTEYLKLQGRFKQLTEEEIKGIQEEIDEMWEEIKKLIKK
- a CDS encoding pyruvate ferredoxin oxidoreductase codes for the protein MQVLKRKTLALVGNHAVAYAVKQSKPQVLAVFPITPQTTMLEKISEYIASEELKAELIKVESEHSALASIYGAALAGARVFTATSSQGLLYMTEMIYWAGGQRIPIVAAVATRAIAEPWSIWDDHQDFLSKRDAIWVQMMAENVQEAYDMTIQAFRISEDERVILPVMMGFDGFILTHTMERIEVLEDGEVDNFLPPRQFNLIDFSDPIGVGPIATPEDYIKYRYEAMKAMVRAKGVIEEVMNEYERISGRKQNGLVECYKCEDAKYVFVTMGAWSGDGKVAVDRLRNAGIEAGLLKIRVFRPFPKEKIEEYLRSMKGVIVLDRAYSYGSGGILANEIKATLYGYRVPVYSVIAGIGGKDVRPRHFQKVIEDLINDNLEEERWLL